From Mytilus edulis chromosome 8, xbMytEdul2.2, whole genome shotgun sequence, one genomic window encodes:
- the LOC139484827 gene encoding uncharacterized protein has translation MDREDKRRYLVVGSVILEIVSPLLRKKLEDCYTSNGFGCLEDFINSLPVKHILFHLRHKNRKCCVDTANCVNQKSLPLNYSQWNRMYTAGLKKHNCHCKYTSKPILLNDLDLTLLSLILLNCCALSLDEGTLISDLRELKNIYLSHNTDGAITETKYNTLWTDLTSYVLQLDPSKQNDLVKIQNRPLDESLCQYYVTCLLDVHVILEKIDTKIDATSAEIQTTIDNGNTEVMETIGTNTAELLATMGINNAVLMAKIEEVLQNMICQRCKRNINEQDKKERDLHPYKLGHSIFKLNHKINLTSVAGGDLGYVTDMVMMDDGRLVICLPNKSRLLICDTDGSQVDSIHVQGNPWHVTAVNNSTVAFTLLSSKCIEMYDINNKLKLKSISVPEMLCLGSDITTINNKLVVCGESSLYIIDHQTGEVVQSIQTDCNPYWLHGFGDRIFYCDRNYLNSKLYWYSYTDDRHHTLTLPSAPRRMTTLQDGSLYVVCRDGSVQHVSSNGKQYKTVKTNGLKEWKYCLMSHMSYNSNQRKLATLAIGDKEIIIKVFQEIIKL, from the exons ATGGATAGAGAAGACAAGAGAAGGTACCTTGTTGTTGGCTCTGTGATACTAGAAATTGTTTCTCCACTACTGCGAAAGAAGCTAGAAGACTGCTACACAAGTAATGGATTTGGCTGTTTGGAAGATTTTATCAATAGTCTTCCTGTCAAGCACATTCTATTTCATTTGCGTCACAAAAATAGAAAATGTTGTGTGGACACTGCTAATTGTGTAAACCAGAAATCCCTTCCTCTTAACTATAGCCAGTGGAATCGTATGTACACTGCCGGGTTAAAGAAACATAACTGTCATTGCAAATATACATCCAAGCCTATTCTCTTGAATGATCTTGACCTCACTTTGTTAAGTTTGATTTTACTTAACTGCTGTGCCCTGTCATTAGATGAAGGCACGTTGATTTCGGACCTACGAGAACTCAAGAACATCTATCTCAGCCACAACACTGATGGTGCCATAACTGAGACAAAATATAACACACTCTGGACAGACTTGACATCTTATGTTCTACAACTGGACCCAAGTAAACAAAATGACCttgtaaaaatacaaaacagaCCATTAGATGAGTCTCTTTGTCAATATTATGTAACATGTCTTCTAGATGTACATGTTATACTTGAAAAG atTGATACAAAAATAGATGCAACATCTGCAGAAATACAGAC AACTATTGACAATGGTAATACTGAAGTAATGGAAACTATTGGCACAAACACTGCTGAACTACTGGCTACAATGGGTATCAACAATGCCGTGTTGATGGCTAAAATAGAG gaGGTATTACAGAATATGATCTGTCAGAGATGTAAAAGAAACATTAACGAACAAG ACAAAAAGGAAAGAGATTTACACCCGTACAAACTAGGACATTCTATCTTCAAATTAAATCATAAGATAAACCTGACATCAGTAGCTGGTGGTGACTTGGGATATGTAACAGATATGGTGATGATGGATGATGGTAGACTGGTGATATGTTTACCTAACAAGAGCAGACTACTGATCTGTGATACAGATGGATCACAGGTAGATAGTATCCATGTACAGGGTAATCCATGGCATGTTACAGCAGTCAACAACTCTACAGTAGCTTTTACACTGTTGAGCAGTAAGTGTATAGAGATGTATGACATAAACAATAAACTCAAACTTAAATCTATATCAGTACCTGAAATGTTGTGTTTGGGGAGTGACATTACAACTATAAACAACAAGTTAGTTGTATGTGGTGAGAGCAGCCTATATATCATAGATCACCAGACAGGAGAGGTGGTACAGTCAATACAGACTGACTGTAATCCTTACTGGTTACATGGTTTTGGTGACAGAATATTCTACTGTGATAGAAACTACTTGAACAGCAAGCTGTATTGGTACAGTTATACTGATGACAGACATCACACCCTAACATTACCATCAGCACCCAGGAGGATGACTACATTACAAGATGGCAGTCTGTATGTGGTGTGTAGGGATGGATCAGTACAACACGTGTCATCTAATGGTAAACAGTATAAAACTGTTAAAACAAATGGACTGAAAGAATGGAAGTATTGTTTGATGTCACATATGTCATATAATTCAAACCAAAGAAAACTTGCCACACTAGCTATAGGTGACAAAGAGATAATAATCAAAGTCTTCCAGGAAATAATAAAACTGTGA